The Flavobacteriales bacterium genome includes the window ATACCAAATCCCCCATTTCTTTTGAACGAAATGTAGCAATTCTTCAAACGCTCCCCACAAAATGGACGTGACCCGTAGCCAAGGGTTCTGAAATCACTTAACACAACGTTCTTTTTAAGGTTATTTACGGGTGACAAATCAAGTAGATCTTTGTCCTGTAAAAAGCCCAACTTGGCATCGATATAGGAGTAGTTTTCTTTTCATAGTAGATTCAGTTTAGGTTAATGACATAAGCGGCGGGTGAATACCCGCCGTTTGTGTTTTTTATCTAACTTGATATCAAATCAAAATCACTCCTTTAGCTATGACCTCCTACTCCGTCTACTTGAATTTTCTTGGCACTTGCCGCAAAGCCTTCGACCGATATAAATCCATCTTCGGTGGAGAATTCGAATCGGTATCCACCTTCGGAGAAATGCCTCCACAAGACGGGATGCCCATACCGGAAGAAATGAAGGATATGATCATGCATATCTCCTTGAAGGTGAATGATAAAATGTCGTTTTTTGGAAGTGATACGGGCGGACAGTGGGCCCCGGATTTCAGTGTTGGCACCAATATGTCGGTGTCTTTGGACATTGACACACGTGAGGAGGCTGATCGATTGTTCGATGAATTATCGAAAGACGGTAAGGTGACCATGCCAATGAACGAGACCTTTTGGGGCTCTTACTTTGGCCTGTGTACCGACGAGTTCGGGGTACAGTGGATGTTCAGTGTGGCTATCTAATCTATATCGCTTTGAAGAAAAATCTATTGACCTGCCGCGCTCCGTTCGATGAACTCATGCGTCTCGTGATGGTTGGTCAAAGGAAAGGGGAAATTCATGAATCTATGGACTGAATGGGCCGGGAAAGGTGGAGATAAACTTCTCGACAGGGGTGCTCCACTCGGTCTTGCAATCATCATTAAAGCAGACAGCACCGTTGATAATGGAACTGACCCCATATGTGGCTATTCCATCATTCAGGCCGAAAACGAGAACGATGCTGTGGAACTCGTTAATGGATACCCGCATCTTTCGTGGAGATTGGAAAGTTGTGAAGTGAAAATTCAGGAAATGATGTCGATGTAGATCATTTCTTCGCCGCTTCCCAATACACGTCCATCTCCGCGAGGGTCATATCGGCCAAGGATTTCCCATCGGCCCGCAGGGCCATCTCCATATGCTGAAAACGCTGAATGAACTTCTTGTTGGTGCGCTCGAGTGCATCTTCGGGATTTACATCGATAAAGCGCGCATAGTTGATCAGCGAGAAAAGTAGGTCGCCAAACTCCCCCTCCATGCGTTCTGCGTTACCCGAATCGACTTCCTCTTTGAATTCGTTCAGTTCTTCTTGTACCTTATCCCAGACCTGATCGCGGTTATCCCAGTCGAACCCAACCCCGCGCGCCTTGTCCTGAATGCGGGATGCTTTCACCAGCGCAGGCAAACTCTTGGGAACACCTTCGAGTACGCTCTTTTTGCCTTCTTTGAGCTTGATCTTCTCCCAGTTCTGCTTCACTTCCTCCTCATCCTGAACCTCCACATCGCCGTAGATGTGCGGGTGGCGTTCGACGAGTTTATCGCATACCGAATGTAGCACATCGGCCACATCGAAAGCGCCTTTTTCGTCGCCGATCTTCGAATAAAATACCATGTGCAGCATTAAGTCGCCCAACTCCTTCTTCACCTCTTCCAAATCGGCATCTAGGATAGCATCAGCCAATTCGTACGTTTCTTCGATGGTGAGGTGGCGCAGGCTTTCCATGGTTTGCTTGCGATCCCAAGGGCACTGCTCGCGGAGCTCGTCCATAATGGTCAGCAATCGTTGTAAGGCCTCTAATTTTTCCGAGGTCGAGTGACTGGGCATCTTATAGGTTTTTCCATTCGTTGTACACGAAATCGGCCAGCTCTTGCACGTAGTTCAGGCTGAAGTCGAACCGTACACCGGCGCGCTGATAAATCTCGCCGATACCTTTAGTATATCCCAGCTGCAGCGCAGCTTTATAATCGGCCAGCGCCTGAACCGGATCATCTTTGTACCAACGCCAAATGGCGATCGCCCCCAACTGTGCCATTCCGTACTCGATGTAGTAGAACGGCACTTCAAAAAGGTGCAATTGCGCTTGCCATTGATTGCGCAGCTCGTCTTCGAGCCCCGAATAATCGACCACTCCGGCACTTTGCTGCTTCTTTATTTCGAGCCAGGCGGCCTCTCGGCCGGATGCGTCGTGATCGTGCGTATAAAGCCAGTGTTGGAAGCTGTCGATCGTTGCGATCCAGGGCAATACCTCCAATACTTTTTCCAGGTGTTCTTTCTTGGCACGTCGAGTCAAGTCCTCATCGTCAAACAACAAGTGCCAGTGTTCCATGCTAATGAGCTCCATCGACATGGAAGCTAGCTCAGCCACTTCGGATGGAGTTCTTTGGAATTCCTTGATCTCGAAATCGCGAGTCAAAAAACTGTGCACCGCGTGTCCACCTTCGTGTGCCAAGGTCACGAAATCGCGCAACACACCGGCGGCATTCATAAAGATGAACGGAACACCTGTTTCGTACAGCGGATAGTTGTATCCACCCGGTGCCTTGCCCTTTCTGGATTCAAGATCCAAGTGGCCCATTTCGTCCATCTTCACCAGGCAATCGGCGAAAAATGGATCAACGGCCATAAAGACCTTCAGTGTCTTAGCGAGCAAGTCATCTTCAGTGCCGTCGAAGACCTGAAGGGGATCGCGGCCTTCGGGATCAACGTGCGTATCCCAGGGCCGCAGAGTATCCAGCCCCATTCTTTGTTTTCGGCCCTCATCGAACGAGCGTACGACCGGAACGATGGCCTCGGAGATGCTTTTGTGAAAATCGATACAGTCGTCCACTGAATAATCGAACCGGCCCAGTTCTTTAAACTTGAAATCGCGATAGTTCTCAAAATCCGCATTTCGTGCAACTTGTTGACGCTTTGCAATGAGTTGGTCGAACAGTTCGTTGAGCTCATCTTTTCGAGCCAAACGCGCCTGTTGCACGTGCCGGTACACATCCTCCCGAAGGGAGCGATCGTTCTCCCTCAACAGAACACCGGCTTGTTGCAAGGTGATCGATTCGCCATGCCACTCAATTTCCATGGCACCCGTGATGGCTCCGTATTTCTGAGCTAATTCGGCTAGTTCTGTCTGAAGTGGGATATTCTCCTCGCGAAACAGTTCGATCTGCTCACGAATCCCTCTGGTATAAATACGGTAGGTATCGTGATCGAGCTTCTGAAAAAAGGGAGATTCTACTGCTTTGACATTCAGGGCATGCTCTTTGGGTGCGACCTTTGGCAGTACCTCCGCGATCATGATCTTGTAAGCAGCGGAAACTTCTTCACTAGCCGTATCGCGACTCATGTGAATATAACGCCAGCCAAGCTCCTCGGCGAGCGCACTTTCGAGTTCACTTCGATCCCGCAACCATTGCTCCAGATCATCAACCGAATTCAATGCTCTGCGCTCGAGCTCATCGTAATACGGTTCAATTTGATTCCAATCGTCCATAGCCAGTTCATCGGATATGAACCGGCGCTTTTTCGGGGTCAATTCAAGCATTTATTCTTCTTCGTCCTTTTTGGCTTCGCTCGCGGCTGATTCAGCTTCCGATTCGGCTTCGGCCTCAAGAAGCCCTTTTTCCTCCAACAGATTGTACCATTGAATCACCTTTTTGATGTCTGAAGCATACACGCGATCGGTGTCGTAGTCGGGCTCCACTTCGGCAAAGTAGGCTACTAGCTTAGCACCGCTGTCCTTGTGTTTCACCGGTGTTGGTCCACTCTCCTTATCCTTGATCGCCTTAAAGATCTCGCTAAGGGGTTTCTCCTCACTCCAAGTGAAGATTGCGATGTCGCTAAGGGCCGAAATGTTCGAGGCCTGACTTACGGGTATGCGTTTCCCGTCGAGCAGAGACTCCACGATGATACCACTGCGACTTTGAGCGACGAGTTTATACAAACCGGGTTTTCCGGCAATCGACAAAATTCCTTCTAAATTCATTCCTTCTCCGTTCCTTGATTTTGATTCTGTTCCCAATCCTTTACTACGTCCTCGATAGGGCGATCCATTACTGCTAAAGTATTGCGAATATCTTGTGCCCGAGCTCCTTCGGGGTACTTCTGTAGATATTCGGCATACGACTTCCGCGCATATTCGGTAAGCCCAACGTAGTTCTCAAATATAAAGCCTTGGTAGAACAAGGCTTCAGGCGCCAGTTCGTGATTCGGATAGGTCTGCTTCATGCGATTGAAGAGCTGTATCGATTTCCAATACTCCCCAATGCCCATCGACACCTCGGCAGCTTTGAACAAGTAGTCCGCCGTTCGAGCGGTGTCGGCGACGTTGCTATCGGCATAGGCTAAATAGAGCTCGATCATTGTTGCTCCGGCTTTGGGATCTACGACTCCGGTGGTGTCGTTAAAAAGAATAGCCTCTTGTGCTTCGATCGCTCGAACCGCCTCGGGTTGCTGCGACTGGCACGCAAATGACAAGGTTAAAACGAGAAATAAGGGCAATGCTTTTTTCATCATTTGATAGTACTTCCTTTTGAAGAGAAAATGCGCATTTTGTAATCGGCCTGCACTTTCCCTTTGGCTATATTATTCATTTTACCTTTCAGCATTCTGCGTCGAATAGGTGTTACCCGATCGGTAAAGACTATACCGTAAACGTGGTCGTATTCGTGTTGGATCACCCGGGCAGCCAATCCGGTGTAGGTTTCCTCATGGGTATTGAAATCGCGATCCTGATAACGAATCGTTACTTGCTCTTGTCGATCGATATCAATACGCAGGTCGGGAAAACTCAAACACCCTTCATTGAAGGTCCATTCATCGCCCTCTTCGGAGAGGATCACCGGATTGATGAATACTTTTTTAAAGTTTTCCAGGCTTGGTTCGTCCTCGGCGAATGGAGATGCATCAACGACGAATAGCTTCAGTCCTTGCCCAACCTGCGGTGCAGCCAAACCTACTCCGTGGGCCGAGTACATGGTTTCGAACATGTTATCGATGAGTTCCGACAAGCCCGGATGACCGGGAGTTAGCTCTTTCCCCTCTTGTTGAAGCACAGGGTCTCCATATGCTACGATCGGTAATATCATGAGCACCTTGATTGTTGATCGAGCCACGACTGCAAGATCAATACGGCACTGATCTCGTCGACGTTGGCTTTGTTTTTTCTGTCCTTCTTTTTCATGCCCATTTCCAGCATGGCCCTCGAGGCCATTACGGAAGTGAAGCGTTCATCGACCCGGTCGATCCGCACCTGCGGATGGCGTTTATTCAACGATTTTTCGAACTGGTCGACCAAGGGCATGCTCTCGGCTTCCGTGTTATCCAGGTGGCGCGGATCACCCAAGACAAAGACTTCGACGTTCTCGCGGTCGAGGTAATCTGAAACGAATGCGAATACCTCATTCGGAGCCACGGTCTTTAAACCAGATGCGATCATCTGAAGTTCATCCGTTGCCGCAATTCCTATGCGCTTTTTACCTATGTCGAAAGCTAGTGCTCTGGGCATGAGCGCAAAAGTAGTAAAACCGAAGGGATCGTCAATCGATGAGCCACTCCATTAGGCTCAGTAGGAGCTTGTAGTTGTTGGACGCTCGGTCGCTATTCATTCCGGCTTTGAAGGTCCCTTGCTCCGTCTCCACTACTTGAGCCGTAAACATGGCGGCTTCGCCCCATAGGATCACCTTGCCCTTCCCGTATTCGCGCACTGCTCCTTGCGACCAACCCGAAGCTGAAAAACGAGGGGGTTCCGAGTTGAATCGCCACGCTGTGTCGGGCTCCAAGCTGAGCCATTTTTCATCGAGGGGCATAATGTTCCTGAAAGCGTCATTGACCTCAAAGGCCTGTCCGGTAAAGGAGTAGATGCTGTCGCTCCGCAATTAGGGCCTGATACCGTTCACGATCGGGTCATTGGCCAAGGTTCCGCACGATCTACATAAAAGCGTGGCTCCGTTCTGCGTGGTATCGGCACCAAATCCATCGTGAAATGTGGCACCGAAAGGTTTGGCCAGGTTAGCCGCTGCTCCGGCAAAGGGC containing:
- a CDS encoding M3 family oligoendopeptidase, which translates into the protein MLELTPKKRRFISDELAMDDWNQIEPYYDELERRALNSVDDLEQWLRDRSELESALAEELGWRYIHMSRDTASEEVSAAYKIMIAEVLPKVAPKEHALNVKAVESPFFQKLDHDTYRIYTRGIREQIELFREENIPLQTELAELAQKYGAITGAMEIEWHGESITLQQAGVLLRENDRSLREDVYRHVQQARLARKDELNELFDQLIAKRQQVARNADFENYRDFKFKELGRFDYSVDDCIDFHKSISEAIVPVVRSFDEGRKQRMGLDTLRPWDTHVDPEGRDPLQVFDGTEDDLLAKTLKVFMAVDPFFADCLVKMDEMGHLDLESRKGKAPGGYNYPLYETGVPFIFMNAAGVLRDFVTLAHEGGHAVHSFLTRDFEIKEFQRTPSEVAELASMSMELISMEHWHLLFDDEDLTRRAKKEHLEKVLEVLPWIATIDSFQHWLYTHDHDASGREAAWLEIKKQQSAGVVDYSGLEDELRNQWQAQLHLFEVPFYYIEYGMAQLGAIAIWRWYKDDPVQALADYKAALQLGYTKGIGEIYQRAGVRFDFSLNYVQELADFVYNEWKNL
- the mazG gene encoding nucleoside triphosphate pyrophosphohydrolase gives rise to the protein MPSHSTSEKLEALQRLLTIMDELREQCPWDRKQTMESLRHLTIEETYELADAILDADLEEVKKELGDLMLHMVFYSKIGDEKGAFDVADVLHSVCDKLVERHPHIYGDVEVQDEEEVKQNWEKIKLKEGKKSVLEGVPKSLPALVKASRIQDKARGVGFDWDNRDQVWDKVQEELNEFKEEVDSGNAERMEGEFGDLLFSLINYARFIDVNPEDALERTNKKFIQRFQHMEMALRADGKSLADMTLAEMDVYWEAAKK
- a CDS encoding peptide deformylase, which gives rise to MILPIVAYGDPVLQQEGKELTPGHPGLSELIDNMFETMYSAHGVGLAAPQVGQGLKLFVVDASPFAEDEPSLENFKKVFINPVILSEEGDEWTFNEGCLSFPDLRIDIDRQEQVTIRYQDRDFNTHEETYTGLAARVIQHEYDHVYGIVFTDRVTPIRRRMLKGKMNNIAKGKVQADYKMRIFSSKGSTIK
- the ruvX gene encoding Holliday junction resolvase RuvX, with protein sequence MPRALAFDIGKKRIGIAATDELQMIASGLKTVAPNEVFAFVSDYLDRENVEVFVLGDPRHLDNTEAESMPLVDQFEKSLNKRHPQVRIDRVDERFTSVMASRAMLEMGMKKKDRKNKANVDEISAVLILQSWLDQQSRCS
- a CDS encoding DUF5606 domain-containing protein, with amino-acid sequence MNLEGILSIAGKPGLYKLVAQSRSGIIVESLLDGKRIPVSQASNISALSDIAIFTWSEEKPLSEIFKAIKDKESGPTPVKHKDSGAKLVAYFAEVEPDYDTDRVYASDIKKVIQWYNLLEEKGLLEAEAESEAESAASEAKKDEEE
- a CDS encoding VOC family protein → MTSYSVYLNFLGTCRKAFDRYKSIFGGEFESVSTFGEMPPQDGMPIPEEMKDMIMHISLKVNDKMSFFGSDTGGQWAPDFSVGTNMSVSLDIDTREEADRLFDELSKDGKVTMPMNETFWGSYFGLCTDEFGVQWMFSVAI